One region of Eleutherodactylus coqui strain aEleCoq1 chromosome 5, aEleCoq1.hap1, whole genome shotgun sequence genomic DNA includes:
- the LOC136629206 gene encoding oocyte zinc finger protein XlCOF22-like yields the protein MGEKLYSCPECGKCFFHKSKLATHQIIHTGEKLFPCSECRKCFSTKSQLANHHRNHTGDKPFSCSECGECFLYKSGLVTHERIHTGEKPFPCSECGKCFSTKSDLITHQRIHTGEKPFSCKECKKCFRSKSKLVRHQRTHTEEKPFSCSECGKCTSTKSELVKHQRTHTGEKPYSCSECGKCFLYNSGLHRHQRIHTGEKPFSCSECGKCFKDKSNLDQHQRIHTGEKAYSCLECGKRFMYKSDLHRHQRIHTGERPFSCSECGKVFTQKSNLLKHQRTHAGK from the coding sequence ATGGGGGAGAAGCTGTATTCATGtccggaatgtgggaaatgtttttttcaTAAATCAAAGCTTGCTAcacatcagataattcacacaggggagaagctgtttccatgttcagaatgtaggaaatgttttTCTACTAAATCACAACTTGCGAATCATCATAGAAATCATACGGGAgataaaccattttcatgttcagaatgtggagaaTGTTTTCTGTATAAATCAGGTCTTGttacacatgagagaattcacacaggggaaaagccgtttccatgttcagaatgtgggaaatgtttttctaccAAATCAGATCttattacacatcagagaattcacactggtgagaaaccattttcatgtaaaGAATGTAAGAAATGTTTTAGAAGTAAATCAAaacttgtcagacatcagagaactcacacagaagagaagccattttcatgttccgaatgtgggaaatgtacttctacaaaatcagaacttgttaaacatcagagaactcacacaggagagaagccatattcctgttcagaatgtgggaaatgttttttgtATAATTCTGGTCTacatagacatcagagaattcacacaggggaaaagccattttcgtgttcagaatgtggaaaatgttttaaagataaatcaaatcttgatcaacatcagaggattcacactggggagaaagcatattcatgtttagaatgtggtaaACGTTTTATGTATAAATCAGATTTacatagacatcagagaattcacacaggggaaaggccattttcatgttcagaatgtgggaaagtttTTACCCAAAAATCAAATCTTCttaaacatcaaagaactcaTGCTGGGAAGTAG